A genomic window from Cytobacillus suaedae includes:
- the rpsA gene encoding 30S ribosomal protein S1, which produces MVEDMNQVEVRDLEVGEVITGKVSKVEEKQVLVDVSGSKLDGIIPISELSSLHVEKASDVVSEGEELELKVIKVEEDALILSKRAAQADKAWEVLEHKFNSGEIFDTDVKDVVKGGLVVDLGVRGFIPASLVEAHFVEDFSDYKGKSLAVKIVELDREKNRVILSHRAVVEQNQATKKQELFDAIKVGSVIEGTVQRLTDFGAFVDIGGIDGLVHISQLSHNHIDKPSDVVQEGEKVNVKVLSIDRDNERISLSIKETLPGPWENISEKISRGDVIEGVVRRLVQFGAFVEVLPGVEGLVHISQISHKHIGSPGEVLKVGQKVNVKVLEVNDGDQRRISLSIKELEEDTSNADYTEYQQQQEETSGFQLGELIGDKLNKLNDLK; this is translated from the coding sequence ATGGTCGAGGACATGAATCAAGTAGAAGTAAGAGATTTAGAGGTTGGAGAAGTAATAACAGGTAAAGTTTCAAAAGTAGAAGAAAAGCAAGTACTTGTAGATGTAAGTGGTAGTAAATTGGATGGAATCATTCCAATTAGTGAACTTTCAAGTCTACATGTTGAAAAGGCTAGTGATGTTGTTTCAGAAGGTGAAGAATTAGAGTTAAAAGTTATCAAGGTTGAAGAGGATGCGCTTATCTTGTCTAAAAGAGCCGCTCAAGCTGATAAGGCCTGGGAGGTATTAGAGCATAAATTCAACTCAGGTGAAATATTTGACACTGATGTTAAGGATGTTGTAAAAGGTGGCTTAGTTGTAGATCTTGGTGTAAGAGGATTTATTCCCGCATCTCTAGTTGAGGCACACTTTGTTGAGGATTTCTCAGACTACAAAGGGAAATCACTAGCAGTTAAGATTGTTGAGCTAGACCGTGAGAAAAATCGAGTTATTCTATCCCACCGAGCGGTCGTTGAACAGAACCAAGCAACAAAGAAGCAAGAACTTTTTGATGCAATAAAAGTAGGATCGGTAATTGAAGGTACAGTTCAGCGTTTAACAGATTTTGGAGCGTTTGTAGATATTGGAGGAATTGACGGATTAGTTCACATTTCTCAACTTTCTCATAATCACATCGATAAGCCTTCCGATGTTGTGCAAGAGGGAGAAAAGGTTAATGTAAAAGTGTTATCAATTGATCGTGACAATGAAAGAATCTCATTGTCTATTAAAGAAACATTACCTGGACCATGGGAAAATATTTCTGAGAAAATTTCGCGTGGAGATGTTATTGAAGGGGTTGTAAGACGCCTTGTTCAATTTGGAGCATTTGTTGAGGTTTTACCTGGTGTCGAAGGTCTGGTTCATATCTCTCAAATCTCTCATAAACACATCGGAAGTCCAGGAGAGGTTTTAAAAGTAGGTCAGAAAGTAAATGTAAAAGTTCTTGAAGTTAATGATGGCGACCAACGTCGTATCTCTCTAAGCATTAAAGAACTTGAAGAAGACACTTCAAATGCAGATTATACTGAATACCAACAACAGCAAGAAGAAACATCAGGCTTTCAGCTTGGTGAGCTGATTGGTGATAAGTTAAATAAATTAAACGACTTAAAATAA
- a CDS encoding (d)CMP kinase, translated as MKKSISIAIDGPAAAGKSTVAKIIAEKLSYIYIDTGAMYRALTFIAKKNNNDLNDEEQLMTTLNYTLIQLKPSEKGQLVFLNGEEVTETIRSSEVTNSVSIVAKHRKVREEMVRRQQKLAENGGVVMDGRDIGTHVLPDAEVKVFLLASALQRAKRRHEENLSKGYESNLDVLMKEIETRDKLDSEREVAPLRKAEDAVVIDTTSLSINEVVDRIMDLVVERN; from the coding sequence ATGAAAAAAAGTATATCTATTGCGATTGATGGACCAGCAGCAGCTGGGAAAAGTACAGTAGCCAAAATAATTGCAGAAAAACTATCATACATATATATAGATACTGGAGCAATGTATAGGGCATTAACCTTTATCGCCAAAAAAAATAACAATGACCTTAATGATGAGGAACAATTAATGACTACCTTGAATTATACGCTTATTCAACTAAAGCCTAGTGAAAAAGGTCAATTAGTTTTTCTAAATGGAGAAGAGGTTACTGAAACAATTCGCTCATCTGAAGTTACAAATTCGGTTTCTATTGTTGCAAAGCATCGTAAAGTACGAGAAGAAATGGTAAGACGTCAGCAGAAATTAGCTGAAAATGGCGGAGTCGTTATGGATGGGAGAGATATTGGAACACATGTATTACCTGATGCAGAGGTAAAAGTGTTCTTATTAGCTTCCGCCCTCCAACGTGCAAAACGCCGTCATGAAGAGAATCTTTCTAAGGGTTACGAATCAAATTTGGATGTTCTTATGAAAGAAATTGAAACACGAGATAAACTTGATTCTGAAAGAGAAGTTGCTCCACTTCGTAAGGCTGAGGATGCTGTTGTTATTGATACAACATCCTTATCAATCAATGAGGTTGTCGACAGAATCATGGATTTGGTTGTAGAAAGGAATTGA
- a CDS encoding flagellar brake domain-containing protein, whose product MLNIGETVTLEPINNVDGEKYRCRVVEKKGEKLYIDYPINEQTGRTVFLIDGTQLRASFVGKDNTVYLFETVVVGRYKQTIPMIILTYPGKDGLVRIQRRQYVRIDTAIDVAVHPTNKEFNPFVTVTSDISAGGALLILPNNSRVKPGLHIHTWFVLPLLSGEYGYLKLTSKVIRIVPGENGERDKASLELIEVKENERQLLIKFCFERQLLSRKKGLPSS is encoded by the coding sequence TTGTTAAATATAGGAGAAACAGTCACCCTTGAACCAATAAACAATGTTGATGGTGAAAAATATAGATGTAGGGTAGTTGAAAAAAAGGGAGAAAAACTTTACATTGACTATCCCATTAATGAACAAACAGGTAGAACAGTATTTTTAATTGATGGAACTCAATTAAGGGCTTCATTTGTTGGAAAGGACAACACTGTTTATTTGTTCGAAACAGTAGTAGTAGGAAGGTATAAGCAGACAATCCCAATGATTATTCTTACTTACCCTGGGAAAGATGGATTGGTCCGTATACAAAGGAGACAATATGTTCGAATTGACACTGCAATTGATGTAGCAGTTCATCCTACCAACAAAGAGTTTAATCCATTTGTAACGGTTACAAGTGATATTAGTGCAGGTGGTGCACTTTTAATCTTACCAAATAACTCTAGAGTCAAGCCAGGCTTACATATTCATACTTGGTTTGTTCTACCTTTACTCTCAGGTGAGTATGGTTATCTAAAACTCACTAGTAAAGTGATAAGAATAGTCCCTGGAGAGAATGGTGAACGTGATAAAGCTTCTCTTGAATTGATTGAAGTAAAAGAAAACGAACGACAACTTTTAATAAAGTTCTGCTTTGAACGCCAATTACTATCTAGAAAGAAAGGGCTTCCTAGCTCATAG
- a CDS encoding YpfB family protein, with protein sequence MKRFEGILFKLAVIQFIFLIIAQLLLLQSGLTPYISKIQDYEGVNGDKYTKTIETMILEGD encoded by the coding sequence ATGAAAAGATTTGAAGGTATTCTATTTAAGTTAGCAGTGATCCAATTCATCTTCTTAATTATTGCTCAATTGTTATTACTCCAAAGTGGTCTAACTCCTTATATATCGAAAATACAGGATTATGAGGGTGTTAATGGGGATAAGTATACTAAAACAATTGAAACAATGATTTTAGAAGGTGATTAA
- the prsW gene encoding intramembrane metalloprotease PrsW, which translates to MLGVISAGIAPGLALLSYFYLKDKYDSEPISMVFRLFVFGAVLVFPIMFIQYVIQVENVFQSELLRAFISISLLEEFFKWFVLFYTVYKHADFDEHYDGIVYGSSISLGFATIENILYLVANGVEFAIGRALLPVSSHALFGVIMGYYLGKAKLSQGNAKAEKKWIGIALLIPFILHGFYDYIILSTQMWIYLMLPFMIFLWWFGLRKVKLAKQ; encoded by the coding sequence ATGTTGGGGGTCATTTCAGCCGGTATTGCACCTGGTTTAGCCCTATTAAGTTATTTCTACCTTAAAGATAAATATGATTCAGAGCCTATTTCAATGGTTTTTAGGCTATTTGTATTTGGTGCAGTGCTTGTTTTTCCAATAATGTTTATTCAATATGTAATACAAGTAGAAAATGTGTTTCAATCAGAATTACTTAGAGCATTTATATCAATTAGTTTGTTAGAGGAATTTTTTAAGTGGTTCGTTCTTTTTTATACGGTTTATAAGCACGCTGATTTCGATGAGCACTACGATGGTATTGTATACGGATCTTCTATCTCCTTAGGTTTTGCGACAATAGAAAACATATTATATCTAGTAGCTAATGGTGTGGAGTTTGCAATTGGCAGAGCACTTTTACCAGTGTCTAGTCATGCTTTGTTTGGTGTTATTATGGGGTATTATTTAGGTAAAGCAAAGCTTTCACAAGGTAACGCTAAGGCTGAAAAAAAATGGATAGGTATTGCACTTTTAATCCCTTTTATCTTACATGGCTTTTATGATTATATTATCTTATCAACACAAATGTGGATTTACTTAATGCTTCCATTCATGATTTTTTTATGGTGGTTTGGCTTAAGAAAAGTAAAGTTAGCAAAACAATAA
- a CDS encoding 1-acyl-sn-glycerol-3-phosphate acyltransferase: MNLYSFAKGLASIVFNPLYRVEVVGVEKIPNSGSVLICSNHINNFDPIIVGISTPRPIHFMAKEELFRVPVLGQLVPKLNAFPVKRGMSDREALRKGLKVLKEDSVLGLFPEGTRSKDGKLGKGLAGAGFFATRSEASVVPCAIIGPYKVFGKLKVVFGEPIDMNRLREQKASAEETTEEIMNSIRELLEKS; the protein is encoded by the coding sequence TTGAACCTTTATTCTTTCGCAAAAGGATTAGCTTCTATCGTATTCAATCCCCTGTACAGAGTTGAAGTAGTAGGGGTAGAAAAAATCCCTAATAGTGGGTCAGTTTTAATATGCTCTAATCATATTAATAACTTTGATCCAATTATAGTTGGGATTTCTACACCAAGACCCATTCATTTTATGGCAAAAGAAGAGCTTTTTCGAGTACCAGTACTTGGTCAACTAGTACCCAAGTTAAATGCCTTCCCAGTAAAAAGAGGTATGAGTGACCGTGAGGCCCTTCGAAAGGGACTAAAAGTACTTAAAGAGGATAGTGTACTAGGATTGTTTCCTGAAGGAACAAGAAGCAAAGACGGCAAATTAGGGAAGGGGCTAGCTGGAGCTGGTTTCTTTGCAACACGTTCTGAAGCATCTGTTGTCCCATGTGCAATTATTGGCCCTTATAAAGTATTTGGTAAATTAAAGGTAGTATTCGGTGAGCCTATTGATATGAATCGGTTAAGAGAGCAAAAGGCTTCAGCCGAAGAAACGACTGAAGAAATTATGAATTCAATAAGGGAGCTTTTAGAAAAATCCTAA
- a CDS encoding YIEGIA domain-containing protein, translating into MNEYTYPILLGVFFGVISRVYMLKTDYRQYPTYLHGKIIHVALGFIAAGLGTVAVPAIMEQEFTAITFLTIAASQFRDVRNMERNTLTELDQYELVTRGKTYIEGIAIAFESRNYLVILSSFFTTLAYLALNVWAGIIVGILTIFVSKKLMSGSRLKEIVDIEFVQPRFDGPGLYVDNIYIMNIGIPARQEEVLRYGMGFILKPKNFNARSTIANLGQRQAILHDISTALGVYRDSGTPALVPLAKRDLDDGRVGVFVLPQEKDIEKAIAIIGQVPTLENAIRMPTESKANKKGRRLE; encoded by the coding sequence ATGAATGAATACACATATCCAATTTTGTTAGGTGTGTTTTTTGGAGTTATATCAAGGGTTTACATGCTCAAAACAGATTACAGACAATACCCAACATATCTACATGGAAAAATAATTCATGTGGCACTTGGCTTTATAGCTGCAGGCTTAGGAACAGTAGCTGTTCCAGCAATAATGGAACAAGAGTTTACCGCTATTACTTTTTTAACCATTGCGGCATCGCAATTTAGAGATGTCCGTAATATGGAGCGAAATACACTGACGGAACTAGATCAATATGAACTAGTTACTCGGGGTAAAACGTATATTGAAGGAATTGCGATTGCGTTTGAAAGTAGAAATTATTTAGTTATACTATCCTCGTTTTTTACAACACTTGCTTACTTGGCTTTAAATGTATGGGCTGGTATTATTGTTGGCATTCTAACGATTTTCGTTTCAAAAAAACTTATGTCTGGAAGTAGATTGAAAGAGATAGTGGATATCGAATTTGTACAACCGCGATTTGATGGGCCAGGACTTTATGTTGACAATATTTACATAATGAACATTGGGATTCCAGCAAGACAAGAAGAAGTTTTAAGATATGGCATGGGATTTATCTTAAAGCCAAAAAACTTTAATGCTCGGTCTACAATAGCAAACCTTGGTCAACGACAAGCAATTCTACATGATATCTCAACGGCACTAGGGGTTTATCGAGATTCAGGTACACCTGCACTAGTCCCACTTGCTAAGAGAGATTTAGATGATGGTCGTGTTGGTGTTTTTGTTTTACCACAAGAGAAAGACATTGAGAAAGCAATTGCAATTATAGGACAGGTACCTACCCTTGAAAATGCAATTCGGATGCCAACGGAGTCCAAGGCTAATAAGAAAGGGCGAAGATTGGAATGA
- the sleB gene encoding spore cortex-lytic enzyme, with amino-acid sequence MNTKLFRLFLVVPILIATTFFGSINEHQVDAFSDQVIQRGATGEDVIELQSRLQYNGYYHGTIDGVYGWSTYWAVRNFQKAFGLTEVDGLVGQKTKEMLTRATKFNKAFVYDNLKKGNRFTHYGGVAWNIQTAPSKATIEKARKSSEQIRMKQEKQYKAQGMGNPQQIKQPQQNQQQQGQAAQPQENQQQQGQAAQPQENQQQQGQAAQPQQNQQQQGQAAQPQQNQQQQDQAAQPQQNQQQQGQAAQPQQNQDQAGGEPAAQEEEQQAEEQQGATAANMPGGFSQNDIQLMANAVYGEARGEPYIGQVAVAAVILNRINSPTFPDTVSGVIFEPLAFTAVADGQIWLTPNEKAKKAVIDAINGYDPTGEAIYYFNPDTATSKWIWGRPQIKRIGKHIFCK; translated from the coding sequence ATGAACACAAAATTGTTCAGATTGTTTTTAGTAGTACCTATACTTATCGCAACTACCTTTTTTGGAAGTATAAATGAGCATCAAGTAGATGCTTTCTCAGATCAGGTTATCCAAAGAGGAGCCACAGGTGAGGATGTAATTGAACTTCAATCAAGGCTCCAGTATAACGGATATTACCATGGCACAATTGATGGTGTATATGGGTGGAGCACCTATTGGGCAGTAAGAAATTTTCAAAAAGCATTCGGTTTAACGGAAGTAGATGGGCTAGTTGGACAAAAGACAAAAGAAATGCTAACAAGAGCAACTAAGTTCAATAAAGCTTTTGTTTATGACAACCTAAAAAAAGGGAATCGCTTCACACATTATGGTGGAGTAGCCTGGAACATTCAAACTGCACCATCTAAAGCTACTATTGAGAAAGCTAGAAAAAGCTCTGAACAAATTAGAATGAAGCAAGAAAAACAATATAAAGCACAAGGAATGGGAAATCCACAACAGATAAAACAACCACAGCAGAACCAACAGCAACAAGGTCAGGCAGCCCAACCACAGGAAAATCAACAACAGCAAGGTCAAGCAGCCCAACCACAGGAAAATCAACAACAGCAAGGTCAAGCGGCTCAGCCACAGCAAAATCAACAACAGCAAGGTCAAGCGGCTCAGCCACAGCAAAATCAACAACAGCAAGATCAAGCGGCTCAGCCACAGCAAAATCAGCAACAGCAAGGTCAAGCAGCACAGCCACAACAAAATCAGGACCAAGCTGGTGGAGAACCAGCAGCTCAAGAGGAAGAGCAACAAGCTGAAGAGCAACAAGGAGCTACAGCAGCCAATATGCCAGGAGGCTTTTCACAAAATGATATTCAGTTGATGGCAAATGCAGTTTATGGTGAAGCACGCGGAGAACCTTATATTGGTCAGGTAGCAGTTGCTGCGGTTATTTTAAATAGAATTAATAGCCCAACTTTTCCTGATACTGTCTCAGGGGTAATATTCGAGCCCCTTGCATTTACAGCGGTTGCAGATGGGCAAATTTGGTTAACACCGAATGAGAAGGCTAAAAAAGCGGTCATTGATGCTATAAATGGGTATGACCCAACGGGCGAGGCTATCTATTATTTTAATCCAGATACGGCGACTAGTAAGTGGATTTGGGGCCGTCCACAAATAAAGAGAATTGGTAAGCACATTTTCTGTAAATAG
- a CDS encoding type 2 isopentenyl-diphosphate Delta-isomerase, producing the protein MSRAKRKLEHIQHAISTGQDKTHGLDDITFVHQSLPNTSVNEINLQTSIGELSISSPIFINAMTGGGGEQTRKVNRLLSEVAKECGLGMAVGSQMSAIKDPSERFTYEVVREVNPTGVLFANLGSEATVDDALSAIDMIEANGIQIHLNVIQELAMPEGERNFSGALRRIEKIVNSVQIPVIVKEVGFGLSKETAYQLENIGVSILDIGGFGGTNFARIENNRTNRRLDFFDEWGIPTAASIAEVSNLTKPMPIISSGGLQNALDIAKSIALGASAAAFAGLFLKILLQEGQEKLIEQIDQMKADLKYIMTALGTKTISELQKSPVIIKGETFHWLNQRGIDTTKYSHRR; encoded by the coding sequence GTGAGCAGAGCAAAGCGCAAACTAGAACATATACAACATGCAATATCAACAGGGCAGGATAAGACTCATGGTTTGGATGATATAACCTTTGTTCACCAAAGCTTACCAAATACCTCTGTAAACGAGATTAATTTACAGACTAGTATAGGCGAACTTTCTATAAGTTCGCCTATTTTTATCAATGCTATGACTGGCGGCGGTGGAGAACAAACAAGAAAAGTAAATAGATTGTTAAGTGAAGTGGCCAAGGAATGTGGATTAGGAATGGCAGTTGGATCACAAATGTCTGCTATTAAGGATCCTAGTGAAAGGTTTACTTATGAGGTTGTCAGAGAAGTGAATCCAACAGGTGTGCTTTTTGCAAACCTTGGTAGTGAAGCAACAGTCGATGATGCATTATCTGCAATCGATATGATTGAGGCGAACGGAATTCAAATTCACTTGAACGTTATTCAAGAACTAGCGATGCCTGAAGGGGAACGAAATTTTTCAGGAGCCTTAAGAAGGATTGAAAAAATAGTGAACTCAGTTCAAATCCCGGTAATTGTTAAAGAAGTAGGGTTTGGATTAAGTAAAGAAACTGCTTACCAGTTAGAAAATATTGGTGTCTCCATTCTAGATATAGGTGGTTTTGGAGGAACAAATTTTGCACGTATTGAAAATAACAGAACTAACCGTAGACTGGACTTTTTTGATGAATGGGGAATCCCGACGGCTGCATCAATAGCCGAAGTGTCAAATCTGACAAAACCTATGCCTATCATTAGTTCTGGAGGACTTCAGAATGCATTAGATATTGCAAAATCCATTGCTTTAGGAGCCTCTGCAGCTGCGTTTGCAGGACTTTTCTTAAAAATCCTTCTACAAGAAGGACAAGAAAAACTAATAGAGCAGATTGATCAAATGAAAGCAGATTTGAAATATATCATGACTGCCTTAGGTACGAAAACAATAAGTGAACTACAGAAATCTCCTGTTATTATTAAGGGAGAAACATTCCATTGGCTTAATCAAAGAGGAATTGACACAACAAAATATAGTCATAGACGATAA
- the ypeB gene encoding germination protein YpeB yields the protein MLRGILITVLTITVIGTSYWGYKEHQEKNAVLIQAENNYQRAFHDLTYQVDLLNDKIGAALAMSSRDSLSPTLAEVWRITSEAHTDVSQLPLTLLPFNKTEEFLANVGEFSYRAAVRNLDKEPLTQKEYDTLHQLYENSADIQKELRKVQHLVIDNNLRWMDVELALASGEKQADNTIIDGFETVEKNVAAYSESEFGETMATMQKGNGGGEFENLSGEEISEKEAKKIAREFLGIKEDVKISVAENGEGASNGFYSLTIHDPKAENETFMDITKKGGYPIWVLQNREVKDQKVSLNEASNIAEKFLKDHNFDDQVLFESAQYDNEAAFTFVAKVDGVRVYPDSINMKIALDDGRIVGFSARDYLVAHKEREIPEPSISIDEAKKKMNKNVTVMEEHEALIINDIGKEVLCYEFLGTIDNDTYRIFINAENGVEEKVEKLKNAEPLYRQL from the coding sequence ATGTTACGAGGTATTTTAATTACAGTATTAACCATTACGGTTATCGGAACCTCATACTGGGGTTACAAGGAACATCAGGAGAAAAATGCAGTTTTAATTCAAGCGGAAAATAATTACCAAAGAGCATTTCATGATCTAACCTATCAAGTAGATTTGCTTAATGATAAAATCGGTGCAGCACTTGCTATGAGTTCGCGTGATTCTTTGTCACCGACTCTTGCAGAAGTATGGAGAATAACATCAGAAGCACACACGGATGTTAGTCAATTACCTCTGACTTTGCTCCCTTTTAATAAAACGGAAGAATTTCTAGCAAACGTTGGTGAGTTTAGTTACCGTGCAGCTGTACGAAATTTGGATAAGGAACCATTAACACAAAAAGAATATGACACTTTACATCAATTATATGAAAATTCTGCTGATATTCAAAAAGAACTAAGAAAAGTTCAACATTTAGTTATTGATAATAACCTTCGTTGGATGGACGTAGAGCTTGCATTAGCTTCTGGAGAAAAACAAGCTGATAATACAATTATTGATGGATTTGAAACTGTAGAAAAGAATGTTGCAGCATATTCGGAATCTGAGTTTGGAGAAACAATGGCCACTATGCAAAAAGGAAATGGTGGCGGTGAGTTTGAAAATCTAAGCGGAGAAGAAATAAGTGAAAAGGAAGCAAAAAAAATCGCTAGAGAATTTTTAGGCATTAAAGAAGATGTCAAGATTTCTGTAGCTGAAAACGGTGAGGGTGCGAGTAATGGGTTCTATAGTTTAACAATCCATGACCCTAAAGCAGAAAATGAAACCTTTATGGACATTACGAAAAAAGGTGGATATCCAATTTGGGTACTACAAAACCGTGAAGTAAAAGACCAAAAGGTAAGCTTAAATGAAGCATCCAATATTGCAGAGAAGTTTTTAAAAGATCACAATTTTGACGACCAAGTTTTGTTCGAAAGTGCCCAGTATGATAACGAAGCTGCTTTTACATTTGTTGCAAAAGTTGACGGTGTAAGAGTATACCCGGACTCGATAAATATGAAGATTGCACTCGATGACGGTAGAATTGTTGGGTTTTCGGCAAGAGATTATCTAGTTGCTCATAAGGAAAGAGAAATACCTGAACCATCTATTTCTATAGATGAGGCAAAAAAGAAGATGAATAAAAATGTTACAGTAATGGAGGAACATGAGGCATTAATTATAAATGATATCGGAAAAGAAGTATTGTGCTATGAGTTCTTAGGCACAATTGATAATGATACGTACCGAATCTTTATAAATGCTGAAAATGGTGTAGAAGAAAAAGTAGAGAAATTAAAAAACGCAGAACCGCTTTATCGTCAATTATAA
- a CDS encoding YpzI family protein, protein MGKDRQEKKLKESKRVESDRDQSIDYPGSTRLESPEESRERNEH, encoded by the coding sequence GTGGGTAAAGACCGTCAAGAGAAAAAGTTAAAAGAGAGTAAGAGAGTTGAGTCTGATCGCGACCAATCCATTGATTATCCTGGGTCTACAAGGCTAGAAAGCCCAGAAGAATCTAGAGAGCGCAACGAACATTAA
- a CDS encoding asparaginase translates to MKKILILHTGGTIAMREDKETGAVAPDKENPLHSTTSELSKIATIYVEEVFQLPSPHITPTEMLILKDIIEKKVQEDDIEGVVITHGTDTLEETAYFLDLTVQTNIPIVVTGAMRSSNELGSDGPYNLISAVRVAASEAAIGKGVLVVLNDEIHTAKNVTKTHTSNIATFQSPQYGPLGIVTKRGVSFHHTPLLRETYDIQTIDKNVLLLKAYAGMDDLIFKAMETVSFDGLVIEALGQGNLPPKMVTGIESLIKRGIPVVLVSRCFNGFVSDTYGYKGGGKQLKEMGAILSNGLNGQKARIKLLITLETTNNSTRLQELFLR, encoded by the coding sequence ATGAAAAAAATACTAATACTACATACAGGTGGAACCATTGCAATGAGGGAAGATAAAGAAACAGGGGCAGTAGCACCAGATAAAGAAAATCCTCTTCATTCCACTACTTCAGAGCTTTCCAAAATAGCTACTATTTATGTAGAAGAAGTTTTTCAGCTACCTTCTCCGCACATTACACCTACAGAAATGTTAATTCTAAAGGATATAATTGAAAAAAAAGTGCAGGAAGATGATATTGAAGGTGTCGTTATTACACACGGTACAGATACACTCGAGGAAACAGCCTACTTTTTAGATTTAACAGTCCAAACTAATATCCCAATTGTGGTTACGGGTGCCATGAGATCAAGTAATGAATTAGGATCAGATGGACCTTATAATTTAATTTCAGCTGTTCGGGTCGCTGCAAGTGAAGCAGCAATTGGTAAAGGTGTACTTGTTGTACTAAATGATGAAATCCACACTGCAAAAAATGTTACTAAAACTCATACAAGCAATATTGCAACCTTCCAAAGTCCTCAATATGGACCTCTAGGAATTGTCACAAAACGTGGAGTTTCTTTTCATCACACTCCATTACTAAGAGAAACCTATGACATTCAAACCATCGATAAGAATGTATTACTCTTAAAAGCTTATGCGGGAATGGATGATCTTATTTTTAAAGCGATGGAAACCGTTAGCTTTGATGGTTTGGTAATTGAAGCCTTGGGACAAGGTAATCTACCACCGAAAATGGTAACTGGCATAGAATCACTAATTAAAAGAGGGATTCCCGTTGTACTTGTATCCCGCTGTTTTAATGGCTTTGTTTCTGACACCTATGGATATAAAGGTGGAGGTAAGCAATTAAAAGAAATGGGCGCTATTTTATCAAATGGACTTAATGGACAAAAAGCTAGGATTAAGCTACTTATCACACTTGAAACAACAAATAACTCTACCCGACTTCAAGAACTATTCTTAAGGTAG
- the ypdA gene encoding YpdA family putative bacillithiol disulfide reductase: protein MQKEEIIIVGGGPCGLSAAIALKEKGFNPLIIEKGNIVNAIYHYPTHQTFFSSSEKLEIGGVPFITEARKPVRNQALAYYREVAKRQKLRVNTFECVEWVKQGENDHFTIKTSKGIYEAKYTIIATGYYDNPNYLNIKGEDLDKVSHYFKEAHPFFDKDVAVIGGKNSSVDAALELVKVDARVTVLYRGTEYSPSIKPWILPEFEALVRNQTITMEFESTVKEITQDFIVYIKNGKEVEIKNDYVFAMTGYHPDHSFLSKMGIKIDEASGRPAFDSETMETNVNGVYIAGVIAAGNNANEIFIENGRFHGDQIAESIFQKSKS, encoded by the coding sequence GTGCAAAAAGAAGAAATCATTATTGTGGGTGGCGGGCCATGTGGTCTCTCAGCTGCGATTGCATTAAAAGAAAAAGGATTTAATCCATTAATCATAGAAAAAGGGAATATTGTGAATGCAATCTACCATTATCCTACTCACCAAACTTTTTTTAGTTCTAGTGAAAAATTAGAAATAGGTGGAGTTCCATTTATAACAGAAGCTCGGAAGCCTGTTAGAAACCAAGCGCTGGCGTACTATCGTGAAGTTGCCAAGCGGCAGAAATTGCGTGTTAATACGTTCGAATGTGTAGAATGGGTGAAACAAGGTGAAAATGATCATTTTACAATTAAAACGTCAAAAGGGATTTATGAAGCGAAATATACGATCATTGCCACTGGTTATTACGATAACCCTAATTATCTAAATATTAAAGGTGAGGATTTAGATAAAGTTTCTCATTATTTTAAGGAAGCTCATCCGTTTTTTGATAAAGATGTAGCTGTTATTGGCGGTAAAAACTCGAGTGTCGATGCAGCTCTAGAACTAGTCAAGGTGGATGCAAGAGTAACAGTTTTATATCGTGGTACCGAATATTCACCTAGCATAAAACCGTGGATTCTTCCCGAATTTGAAGCACTCGTCCGAAACCAAACAATTACAATGGAATTTGAGTCTACTGTAAAAGAAATCACACAAGATTTCATTGTTTACATTAAAAATGGGAAAGAAGTAGAAATTAAAAATGATTATGTTTTTGCGATGACAGGCTATCATCCAGATCACAGTTTTCTAAGTAAAATGGGGATAAAAATTGATGAGGCTTCAGGTCGACCTGCTTTTGACTCAGAAACGATGGAAACCAATGTAAATGGTGTTTATATAGCGGGGGTAATTGCTGCAGGAAATAATGCGAATGAGATATTTATCGAAAATGGAAGGTTCCATGGAGATCAAATCGCTGAATCTATTTTCCAGAAATCAAAAAGCTAA